The DNA sequence ATTGTGTACTGGGAAGAGTTCTGACGTTGACGTGGAAAATCTGGTGCAACCATCCCCTAGCTGCAGGTTTGTGTGGTGGATCTGGAAGACAGCACGCTCTTTGTCGTAGACCCTGCAAGATATCAGATATGAGCTGCTTAAATAGCAATGTTCATCAGaaggagcagctcctggagaTGCCTGACAGGCTATCCTGCTGAATACCTGTGCTTTCTCTTGTCTGGAACAGTGTAGGCATGTTTCTGCTCACTCACAGATCCACTGCTTCTTGGATCCCCAAATTTAATACGAGACATGTGCTGAAGGGAAGCCAACAGAGCTACAGAACTGCTGCTTTAAGCACAATCCCCATGTTTCCCATCTCTGCCTTTCCATCCCTCTGATTTTCACATTCATAAATCACACCTCTTTCAGTACAGAATTCAACAAGGCAACGTGCTGTCCTTTAACTGTGTCCTGGTCCTCCTCAAATTCATTGTTACCTTTTCACTTGGCTTTACAGGTGGACTCCATTCACCTTTAAACTGTGCTTGATAAGAAGTGTGGTAATAGGATCGTCCATCCCCTTTAATAGGACATCCTGCCAAACAGCCAGAAGGGGAAATGAATGGTgttatttctaaaaatgctATATTTACATCTGTAAGGAAATATTTGTGATATTGAAGTTACAATTGCAAGGCAACTGCTCTTTTAGCATTTTCATATTCCTGAATCAATTTAGTATAGTTAAACAGCCAAATGACGAACACCAGATTGCAACAAGGTGAACTGCAGGATTGCAGAATGTGGATGTGGTGCATCAGAAGTGATGCAGGTTTGGTGTGAGAACTGCAACATCTGAGGCTACAGTGAGCAAAGATGTTCTCTACTGGAAAAGCTTGGCTGGTGAGTGGCTCTAGTTAGCACAAATAAACCTGTTTTACGAGCATCAGGTTGATTTATTCAGCTATgaaatcagaaaggaaaataccCAAATCGTTGTAACAGCTTTAATTATTTGCAGCGTGCCTCTGAGCCATGCCACCAAAAATCCCCGCAGCCCTTCAGACTGTGAGGACAACTCACCCCTGTACACATGCCGTGCCCTGGCAACAGGCTGGATCTCGTGTGCTGGATATGAGAAGGTGTAGACAGACGGAGGGAgccttattttctctctgtctccaCAAAGAACATTATCGCTCCTCTCCTGGGCTTTGGGAAGGGCAGGTCTCTGGGGGGGGACATCAGGACAGGGGTAGTTCTCCCTTGTCGTTGAGGTGAGGACCCGGATGCGGGGGTCTGCGTGCATGCGGACGCATGATGCTGGGGGCACAACGGGGGCAACCAGCTCCAGGGGCTTCTCTGGAAAGGCGAGGCGTGTCTCGGagcacagctccctgcctgcagccagcctctGGTTCAGCACATCCCCGCTGCGGGGCTGCGTGGCCGGCGCCGGCCGGTGAACCCCCCAGAAAGGGGGAAACTGAACGTGAGAAAACGGCCGACCAGCCTCCTCGGGGACTCTACaaccagctcccagctgcaggcGGGATCCCTGCGGGACGGAAACCCGCGtgctgggggctgagggagggCACGAAGCCGCCATCCCTTCACGAAGGCTTCGACGGAGCCTTGCAGCCACTAGGCCCCGTCACCATGGCAACGGCCCCGCTGCGCCATGTTCCCGGCGTGCCCCGCGCGGCCCAACCCGGAAGCGTtgccatggcggcggcgggggggctcTGCGGCCTGGTCGCCGCGCTCGAGTCCTACCGAGGCCGGGACCGGGCGGTGAGTGGCGGGGGtgggggcggccgggccgggtCCGATCCGATCCGATCCCGGTTGTTCCTCACCGGGCTGTGCCCCCGCAGGTCCGCGCTCTCTGCTATGGCTGCCAGCTGGCTGGCGGGGCGCTGGGAGGGCGGCAGAGCCCCGCAGCGGGGCTGTCCCGGAGCCTCCTGGCCGTGTCGGCGCAGCTCAGCCACTGCCGCACCGTCCTGCGGCTCTTCGACGACCTCGCCATGCTCAGCTACAGCCACGGCTACGGGTTGGGGCCCAAGGTGAGCGCAGGGCGGCGGtgggagtgctgggagcagccccgggTGGGCTGCGGGTGTCAAGGTGTGGCCGCCGTGCTCCCCACAGGACGAGGACGCGGTGGTGCGCGGGCTCTCGGTGCTCTGCAACGTGGCCGACCAGCTCTACTACCCCTGCGAGCACGTCGCCTGGGCGGCCGACGCCGGCATCGTCCCCGCCAGCTCGAGCAAGTGGTGGGAGGCGAGCACCAGGCTCTGGGGTTTGTCCCTGCTCCTGGGCATCCTGCGGTAAGGCCGGCTGGGGAGCGGGATGAAACGAAGGTGCCTCTCCCCTGAGATGCTCACGGATGAGGTTAACGCTAAAGTAAAGTTCTCCCCTTCCATGCTACAGGAGAAATAACTTTcaatctgtttgttttcagatcCTTGAGAATTTTGTGTCGGTTAAGAAAGAAGCTGAGGCAGCAGAAGTGGTAGGATTTCTTTTCCTGGCTCTCCGTCTGTTTCAACCCAGATACTTTTATTCTCATTTATGAGCCATCATTAACTGTTATTAAGCTCTGGGCTCTTACTAACACTATTCTTGCTTTCAACAGTACATCTTCATCACAGGAtcgaaagaaaatgaaagcccAAGTGAAGAGTGAAGTTCTGAGCATCGTCAGTAACATGGCAGATCTTGCCAATGCCATCCACTGGCTGCCACCAGGATTTCTTTGGGCTGGGCAGTTTCCGCCGTGGTTAGTAGGACTCCTGGGGACCATCTCTTCCCTGATTGGTATCTACCAGGCATCTAGAGAGAGTAATTCTGGAGCTGCATGAGCCATGTTAAGCCTCTGGAGCTCAGTTTTTACAAggcaaaaatgcatttattgaAGCAGGGTGTATTTTAACTCTCCTGGCTATCGATGATTGTAATTCTGTGAATCCTGTAATTGAGACTGTAATCAAGATCACTGTTACAGAGAGGATCACGTAtggttaaaacattttataactCTTCATCAGAGAAATCTTTCAGGTTAATCCTCTGAAAATCAAGAAATCTCATAGGGTTGATGACATACAGGAAGAAAGTTGTACTCACTTCCATCCTTCCATCCTGTACTTCAAAAGGCAAATGCAATCCTCTGGTCTTCTCTCCTTTAAAAGAGCACAAAGTCAGTGTTTGGTGGAGAAATGGCCACAGTTCTTTTACTCAAAACTTCCCAGGGATGGATTCTGTGAGTTCAAGCCCCAGGCTCAGCACTTGGTGCCTCATCTGAGCCAGGGAGGGGACCTTTGTCACAGAAGCTTCTCTGTCAGATATTTTGGTGCTTGAGCTCAGAGCAGATGCCCAAAGCACAAAGAGGAGCAGGTGGCAGAGGGAGGCTGCTGGGTTGTTGTGGGCTGTTTAATTTATGACAGTTGTGTTTCTGTAGAGGTGATACGGGAAAGAAACACCAGCTGTTAGCAATGCCTTACTGAGCTCTCTTCCAGCCTCTGTTACTCATTTATGAATAAATACTGTGAATTGAGACTTCTCAGTTAAACcagaacatgcaaaaaaaagtgcagaggCTTCAGCTGTGCCTTTGTGGAAGGCCACCGGGTGGAGCTCTTCCACCGAGCTCTGTAAGAGCcaactgactttttaaaaaaagaaacaaatctatTAATCACTTTTGAAAGGACTGGTCAAACCAATGCAAGAATGCGTTTTACAGTCATATTTCTAAGCAGTGCCAATAATAAATGAGATGAATGCTTCAAAAGTGGCCTTGAGTCATCGTTACTTTTGATAACTAGACAAATGTTATTTATCTGGCTGTAGAAAGCCCCAAACTGTTTCTAGGC is a window from the Anas platyrhynchos isolate ZD024472 breed Pekin duck chromosome 29, IASCAAS_PekinDuck_T2T, whole genome shotgun sequence genome containing:
- the SAXO5 gene encoding stabilizer of axonemal microtubules 5; translated protein: MAASCPPSAPSTRVSVPQGSRLQLGAGCRVPEEAGRPFSHVQFPPFWGVHRPAPATQPRSGDVLNQRLAAGRELCSETRLAFPEKPLELVAPVVPPASCVRMHADPRIRVLTSTTRENYPCPDVPPQRPALPKAQERSDNVLCGDREKIRLPPSVYTFSYPAHEIQPVARARHVYRGCPIKGDGRSYYHTSYQAQFKGEWSPPVKPSEKHMSRIKFGDPRSSGSVSEQKHAYTVPDKRKHRVYDKERAVFQIHHTNLQLGDGCTRFSTSTSELFPVHNLEPVTIARPNRNASSIPRGDEDPENLALARMTTTQFFYPETGRWNFSPKPDLLLQKHQSSICLGADRSGSCYFSTTQQSDYQPPQQTQRVTGGKNQRDSHIPFNYHNESPVTTTQAMLVPHRQQKRQLSEDMLQQMKRSHLVLPWRAQDLFSTEQKDAFTPKYRGPAEIQTGDSQVSRVPLGTLKGYCPRRKVVFAP
- the PEX11G gene encoding peroxisomal membrane protein 11C — encoded protein: MLSYSHGYGLGPKDEDAVVRGLSVLCNVADQLYYPCEHVAWAADAGIVPASSSKWWEASTRLWGLSLLLGILRSLRILCRLRKKLRQQKCTSSSQDRKKMKAQVKSEVLSIVSNMADLANAIHWLPPGFLWAGQFPPWLVGLLGTISSLIGIYQASRESNSGAA